In Gavia stellata isolate bGavSte3 chromosome 28, bGavSte3.hap2, whole genome shotgun sequence, a single genomic region encodes these proteins:
- the LOC132319560 gene encoding duodenase-1-like encodes MLLLLLLASAFLLVPWAGAGRIIGGWEAKPHSRPYMAYLSIGSESQISTCGGFLLRPDAVLSAAHCVAGKTKVNITVTLGAHNIKKNEPSQQKFHIGHWVVHPNYSGNTFENDIVLLKLKPRAKLTKEVSYIPLPSHNKPVKLGTTCQVAGWGWTSITQDKTSVLMEVDLKVQSEKVCEKYFKKRFLQQSVICAGDKNGKKSAFHGDSGGPLVCNGKAHGIVSYGLKYHIFPEVFTRVSYFESWIREELRKFELQDLPDSPSSD; translated from the exons atgctgcttctccttctgcttgcaagtgcttttctccttgtcccatgggctggggctg GAAGGATCATTGGCGGATGGGAAGCTAAGCCCCACTCCAGGCCCTACATGGCTTATTTATCAATTGGAAGTGAGTCACAAATATCTACATGTGGAGGGTTCCTACTTCGCCCAGATGCAGTGCTCTCAGCAGCTCACTGTGTGGCTGGAAAAAC GAAAGTGAATATCACCGTGACCCTGGGAGCCCACaacataaaaaagaatgagCCAAGCCAGCAGAAGTTCCACATTGGCCACTGGGTCGTCCACCCCAACTATTCAGGAAACACCTTTGAAAATGACATTGTGCTGCTGAAG CTGAAGCCAAGGGCCAAGCTGACTAAGGAAGTCAGTTATATCCCCTTGCCCAGTCACAACAAGCCTGTGAAACTAGGAACTACATGCCAAGtggctggctggggctggacATCGATAACACAGGATAAGACTAGTGTGCTGATGGAAGTGGACCTGAAGGTGCAGAGTGAGAAAGTGTGTGAGAAGTATTTCAAAAAGCGCTTTCTCCAGCAGTCTGTGATCTGCGCTGGTGATAAGAATGGCAAAAAATCAGCTTTCCAT GGTGATTCTGGTGGCCCATTAGTCTGCAATGGGAAGGCTCACGGCATTGTTTCTTATGGACTCAAATATCACATTTTCCCTGAAGTATTTACCAGAGTCTCCTATTTTGAATCCTGGATACGTGAAGAGCTGAGGAAGTTTGAGCTCCAAGACCTCCCTGACTCTCCCTCCTCTGACTAA